In Thermofilum pendens Hrk 5, the sequence CGGCCGCCTGGACCCTCTCCGGGTACTCCTCCAAGCGGGATTCCTCAACTCGCACGCTACTTTCCTTGTCGAGCAGGAGGACGTAATGCTTGGGCCCAAGGAGCCAGCCGAGTGGTATTACTGCTCCGTAGGGTTGACTGACCCAGGCGAAGAGGCAGAGAGCCTTCCCCGGGGGCCAGTACGCGAAGGTCCCGGAAGGAACCCTGGAGGAGGTTGGTCCCCGCAGATCCAGGTTTGTTGAGAAGTAGACCTCCTCCTTCCAGAGCTCAGCGGTCGACTCTATGGGCAAGGCCTTTCTGAGGGCATCGTGGTAGGAAGGATCGGAGACGTAGACAGGTATCTCCCTCGAACCTCCGAAGATAATCCTCAGGTACATACCCATCATACCCCTGTCGAGGCTTATTTACTTTTTCTCGCGCATTGATCAGCGAGCGCCACGCCCAGCCGGGAGTACTCGCGCGCCACTACCGTTGCGTATGCGCGCTGCCCAGCTTTGGCTGAAGAAACCCGAGGATACCGCGTAGTTAAAGAGGGCCGGCAGGAGGTACCAGCTGTACTCAGTGCTGGAAGAGGCGGCTTCGACCGCCGCGTCTAGCCCTTCCAAGTAAAGGGCCACTTCCACCGCTAGTTCCTCCACGTCTAGATCCACTAGGGGGTGCTTGCGGAGAAACTGCCTCGAGGCGAACCAAAGCCTTTCGGCGTAACTCAGGAAGCCCGCCTCGGCCAGGTTCCTGGCTACCAGCAGTGCAAGGTACACGTCTGCCTCGCTCCTCAACTCTGAGAACATCCTCGCTACACCCTCGGCTACCAGTAGCGAGCCGTACCCGTCCTGGAAAGCGCCCGCTTTCAGCAACCTAGACAGGGCTACGACCCTCCTCGACCAGTCCCTAACCTTCTTTACCGACTCGACTGCTTCGCGCCAGACGGCTTCTTGCATCGGGTTCAACGCTGATGCTTCGGCGAGCGCTAGTGCCCGCCGAGAGGCCGGTAGGTAGCGGGAAAGCTCTATGGCCTCCTCCACCCGCCCGAGGTTCACCAGGCTTATAACCATCCTCGAGCGGGCCCTCCAGCTCCCTCTATCGAGTAGCGCTAGCGCTGCGCCCAGATACTCGGAGTAGCTCTTGTTAAGCTCTTTTGCAGTTTCGCTCAGCCTTGAGTACACGAAGACCTTTTTCGTGGCCGAGAGGGCGGGGAGCATCCTCTCGACTTCTCGAAGGCTTTCCTCCCACAGCATCGGCAGGTAAGCCGGCACTTCGGATAAAAGGTAGGCTTTGAGGTAGGGGTCCCTCACCGAGCGGAGGACGAAGCCGGGGTTTTGCCCCAAGAACGCCACGACCCTGGAGAACATCGCCCTCGCCAGGTCGCCCCTCCTCGACGCCGGCGCGCGCTCTACGTAACCCCTCATGTAGTCGACGTAGTCCGCTATGTTCATCGGTAAAAACTCGGGGGCGCGGCGAGGTATACCCTTATCTCGCGTTTTTACCCGCGCTACGGGCTAACTACGTTTGTAAGAAGAAATGCTTTTATCGCTCGCTCTAGGAGTTAAAGAGCGTGGACATAGAAGCTTGGGTGTGCGAAGTCCCGCTTAGGGAGCCCTTAA encodes:
- a CDS encoding cyclophilin-like fold protein, which produces MMGMYLRIIFGGSREIPVYVSDPSYHDALRKALPIESTAELWKEEVYFSTNLDLRGPTSSRVPSGTFAYWPPGKALCLFAWVSQPYGAVIPLGWLLGPKHYVLLLDKESSVRVEESRLEEYPERVQAAVRILREAGFLAAPRTWNGVLSITGASVKRDTRVGFEVFVEEHGYIIESDPVFKRDFSPLDEALQLRIKAHLVKSRVDVNEEGYVILSDYAPTVQDLVERISRVVSEYQKVIDVMSLVG